In the Mesorhizobium sp. M1D.F.Ca.ET.043.01.1.1 genome, TTGCACGGCACCATGACAGTGCCATGTCACCCTCTCGCCCGCCAGCTTCTCGGCTCCCGGAGTGCATCACAACATTGTAATCGCAACGACATATGGTCATGACATTGTTATGTTGCGGCGCACAAACTATGTGCCTTCGCAGTTCCACTCACCTGTCGCGAGATTTCCCATGGGCTCCCTGTCTTCGAAGAATGCGCTCGTCACCGGCTCGACCAGCGGCATCGGGCTGGCAATCGCCCGCGCCTTTGCCGCCGAGGGCGCCAACGTCACCATCAACGGCCTGGGCGATGCCGCGGCGATCGAAAAGGAACGTGCCGGCATCGAGAACGACTTCGGCGTCAAATGCCGCTACTCGGACGCCAACATGATGGACGGCGCGGCGGTGACCGCCATGATCCGCGAGGCCGAAGAGGCGTTCGGCAGCCTCGACATCCTGGTCAACAATGCCGGCATCCAGCATGTCGCGCCGATCGACGAGTTTCCCGACGACAAGTGGGAGGCGATCATCCGCATCAACCTGCTTGCCGCCTTCTATGCCATCAAGGCCGTGCTGCCCGGCATGAAGAGCCGCAAATGGGGCCGCATCATCAACACGGCGTCGGCGCACGCGCTGGTCGCCTCGCCGTTCAAGTCGGCTTATGTCTCGGCCAAGCACGGCATTGCCGGCCTGACCAAGACAGTGGCGCTGGAAGTGGCGCAGGATGGCATCACCGTCAACGCCATCGCGCCCGGCTATGTCTGGACGCCGCTCGTGGAGAAGCAGATCCCCGACACGATGAAGGCGCGCGGCATGACCGAGGAGCAGGTCAAGCACGACGTGCTGTTGGCCGCGCAGCCGACCAAGGAGTTCGTCAGCGTCGAGGAACTCGCGGCGCTGACGCTCTTCCTCTGCTCGGACGCCGCCAAGCAGATGACCGGCACGACCCTGCCGATGGATGGCGGCTGGACGGCGCAGTAGCCGAAACAGCGCTCGCGGAAAGGAAGGCGGGCGGGAACGCCTTCCCGGCAATTGGATTCTTGACAATCGCAGGCGAGCGTTCCAGCATTCCCGCAAGGGGTTCCCCGCGACGACCCCGTGAGGCGTCAGCCCAACGATCGCGTCCAGACTCTCTTTGTTCAGGAGGTGGACGCATGCCGTCAACAACCGCAATCACCGTTCCGCAGCTCGCCCGCCTCGTCGGCCTGCCGGACGCGCCGGTTCTCATCGATGTACGCATTGACGACGACTACCAAGCCGATCCGCGCCTGCTGCCGGCTTCTTACCGGCGCGATTTCAGAACCGTCTCGACCTGGGCGGCCGCGTTCTCCGGATCGAAAATCGCCGTCATCTGCCAGAAAGGGCAGAAGCTTTCGCAAGGCGTGGCGGCATGGCTGCGCCACGAAGGCATTGCGGCGGAGTCGCTCGAAGGCGGCTTCGAGGCGTGGGCCGAGGCCAAGGCGCCACTGGTCAGAGCCAGCGCCATCCCGGCCCGCGACGAGAAAGGCCGCACGGTCTGGGTCACCCGTTCCCGGCCGAAGGTCGACCGCATCGCCTGCCCCTGGTTGATCCGCCGCTTCGTCGATCCCGAGGCGGTGTTCCTGTTCGTCGACCCGGCCGAGGTGCCTCTGGTGGCCGACCGCTTCACCGCGGTCCCCTTCGACATCGAAGGCGTGTTCTGGAGCCATCGCGGCGACCGCTGCACCTTCGACACGATGATCGAGGAATTCGGCCTAAGCACCGAGGCGCTCGATCGACTGGCGCTGATCGTGCGCGGGGCGGACACGGCGCGCCTCGACCTCGTTCCGCAGGCGGCCGGGTTCCTCGCCGCCTCGCTCGGCCTGTCGCGCATGTTCCGCGACGACCTCGAGCAGCTCGAAGCCGGCATGCTCCTTTATGACGCCTTCTTCCGCTGGTGCCGCGACGCCACGGACGAGACGCACAACTGGCCGGCAGGGGGAAAGGCGCCGTGACCGTGCTTGCCAAGGACGGCGCCGCGCCGCCGGCCGAGGGCCCGGCCATGCCGACCTTTCGCGAGGCGACGCGGCTCTGGGCGAAGATCGGCCTGCTCTCCTTCGGCGGGCCGGCCGGGCAGATCGCCCTGATGCACAAGGAGCTGGTCGAGGAGCGCCGCTGGATCGGCGAGGAGCGCTTCCTGCATGCGCTCAACTACTGCATGTTGTTGCCGGGACCCGAGGCGCAGCAGCTTGCCGTCTATATCGGCTGGCTGCTGCACCGGACGGCCGGCGGCCTCGTCGCCGGAACATTGTTCGTGCTGCCCGGTGCGCTGGTCATGCTCGGCTTGAGCAGTTTCTACATGCTCTACAATGACGCGCCGGTCATCGAGGCGTTGTTCTTCGGCATCAAGGCAGCGGTGCTCGCCGTCGTCGTCGAAGCGGTGATCCGCATCGGCAAGCGGGCGCTGAAGAACCGGGTCATGGTGGCGATCGCTGTGGCGGCCTTCCTGGCCATCTATGTCGCCAGGCTGCCGTTCCCACTGATCGTGCTCGCGGC is a window encoding:
- a CDS encoding 3-hydroxybutyrate dehydrogenase; amino-acid sequence: MGSLSSKNALVTGSTSGIGLAIARAFAAEGANVTINGLGDAAAIEKERAGIENDFGVKCRYSDANMMDGAAVTAMIREAEEAFGSLDILVNNAGIQHVAPIDEFPDDKWEAIIRINLLAAFYAIKAVLPGMKSRKWGRIINTASAHALVASPFKSAYVSAKHGIAGLTKTVALEVAQDGITVNAIAPGYVWTPLVEKQIPDTMKARGMTEEQVKHDVLLAAQPTKEFVSVEELAALTLFLCSDAAKQMTGTTLPMDGGWTAQ
- a CDS encoding sulfurtransferase/chromate resistance protein, translating into MPSTTAITVPQLARLVGLPDAPVLIDVRIDDDYQADPRLLPASYRRDFRTVSTWAAAFSGSKIAVICQKGQKLSQGVAAWLRHEGIAAESLEGGFEAWAEAKAPLVRASAIPARDEKGRTVWVTRSRPKVDRIACPWLIRRFVDPEAVFLFVDPAEVPLVADRFTAVPFDIEGVFWSHRGDRCTFDTMIEEFGLSTEALDRLALIVRGADTARLDLVPQAAGFLAASLGLSRMFRDDLEQLEAGMLLYDAFFRWCRDATDETHNWPAGGKAP